Proteins found in one Thalassophryne amazonica chromosome 1, fThaAma1.1, whole genome shotgun sequence genomic segment:
- the LOC117508330 gene encoding pyruvate dehydrogenase E1 component subunit alpha, mitochondrial-like isoform X3, which translates to MKNMLAIISNVLCRITGKNVGTRVLVSRSFIDFTPQVTFDIKKCDLHRLEEGPPVKAELTRERGFQYYRTMQIVRRMELKADQLYKQKIIRGFCHLYDGQEACAIGIEAAIKPSDHLITAYRAHGYTYTRGISIKGILAELTGRRGGVVKGKGGSMHMYAPHFYGGNGIVGAQVPLGAGIALACQYNNTDQVCVTLYGDGAANQGQLFETFNMAALWKLPCIFVCENNRYGMGTSVDRAAASTDYYKRGDFIPGIRVDGMDVLCVREATKFAVDHCRAGKGPILMELQTYRYHGHSMSDPGISYRTREEIQEVRTKNDPISMLKERMLNSNMASAEEFKEIDVAIRKEVEEAAQFATSDPEPPLEDLCNHIFSNNQPLEVRGTHPWAQLQSVS; encoded by the exons GGTACTAGAGTGTTGGTTTCTCGATCTTTCATAGACTTCACTCCACAGGTGACCTTTGACATCAAG AAATGTGATTTACATAGACTGGAGGAGGGTCCTCCAGTGAAGGCGGAGTTGACACGGgaacggggttttcagtactaTCGCACCATGCAGATAGTGAGACGCATGGAGCTCAAAGCTGACCAGCTATACAAACAGAAGATCATCAGAGGCTTTTGTCACCTATATGATGGACAG GAAGCATGTGCCATTGGCATCGAGGCAGCAATCAAACCCTCTGATCATCTGATCACTGCCTACCGCGCCCATGGATACACATACACCCGTGGCATATCAATCAAAGGGATCCTCGCTGAGCTCACAG GTCGTCGAGGTGGTGTAGTCAAAGGGAAGGGAGGGTCCATGCATATGTATGCACCGCATTTTTACGGTGGAAACGGTATAGTGGGCGCACAG GTTCCTTTGGGTGCAGGTATTGCTCTGGCTTGCCAGTACAATAACACTGATCAAGTTTGTGTCACACTCTATGGAGATGGAGCGGCCAATCAA GGTCAGCTCTTTGAGACGTTTAACATGGCTGCCCTGTGGAAGCTGCCCTGTATCTTTGTGTGTGAGAACAACAGATATGGCATGGGTACATCTGTGGACAGGGCTGCAGCAAGTACAGACTACTACAAGAGAGGAGACTTCATACCAGGAATCAGA GTGGATGGAATGGATGTACTCTGTGTCAGGGAAGCAACCAAATTCGCTGTCGACCACTGCAGAGCTGGAAAG gGTCCCATTTTGATGGAGCTGCAGACGTACCGTTACCATGGACACAGCATGAGTGACCCAGGGATCAG CTATCGCACTCGTGAGGAGATCCAGGAGGTGCGCACTAAGAATGACCCCATCTCTATGCTGAAAGAGCGCATGCTCAACAGCAACATGGCATCTGCAGAGGAGTTTAAG GAAATTGACGTGGCGATTCGGAAGGAAGTCGAGGAGGCTGCACAGTTTGCTACATCTGATCCAGAGCCGCCACTGGAGGATCTATGCAACCACATTTTCTCCAACAACCAGCCGCTGGAGGTCCGTGGGACACACCCATGGGCCCAACTGCAGTCTGTCAGCTAG
- the LOC117508330 gene encoding pyruvate dehydrogenase E1 component subunit alpha, mitochondrial-like isoform X1, producing MKNMLAIISNVLCRITGKNVGAQTVSELLIDLSAYVNVTTPPAIATAQQQPPKPPPPGTRVLVSRSFIDFTPQVTFDIKKCDLHRLEEGPPVKAELTRERGFQYYRTMQIVRRMELKADQLYKQKIIRGFCHLYDGQEACAIGIEAAIKPSDHLITAYRAHGYTYTRGISIKGILAELTGRRGGVVKGKGGSMHMYAPHFYGGNGIVGAQVPLGAGIALACQYNNTDQVCVTLYGDGAANQGQLFETFNMAALWKLPCIFVCENNRYGMGTSVDRAAASTDYYKRGDFIPGIRVDGMDVLCVREATKFAVDHCRAGKGPILMELQTYRYHGHSMSDPGISYRTREEIQEVRTKNDPISMLKERMLNSNMASAEEFKEIDVAIRKEVEEAAQFATSDPEPPLEDLCNHIFSNNQPLEVRGTHPWAQLQSVS from the exons TTGCTGATTGACCTGTCGGCGTACGTCAATGTAACTACACCACCTGCAATCGCAACAGCACAGCAGCAACCACCTAAACCACCACCACCA GGTACTAGAGTGTTGGTTTCTCGATCTTTCATAGACTTCACTCCACAGGTGACCTTTGACATCAAG AAATGTGATTTACATAGACTGGAGGAGGGTCCTCCAGTGAAGGCGGAGTTGACACGGgaacggggttttcagtactaTCGCACCATGCAGATAGTGAGACGCATGGAGCTCAAAGCTGACCAGCTATACAAACAGAAGATCATCAGAGGCTTTTGTCACCTATATGATGGACAG GAAGCATGTGCCATTGGCATCGAGGCAGCAATCAAACCCTCTGATCATCTGATCACTGCCTACCGCGCCCATGGATACACATACACCCGTGGCATATCAATCAAAGGGATCCTCGCTGAGCTCACAG GTCGTCGAGGTGGTGTAGTCAAAGGGAAGGGAGGGTCCATGCATATGTATGCACCGCATTTTTACGGTGGAAACGGTATAGTGGGCGCACAG GTTCCTTTGGGTGCAGGTATTGCTCTGGCTTGCCAGTACAATAACACTGATCAAGTTTGTGTCACACTCTATGGAGATGGAGCGGCCAATCAA GGTCAGCTCTTTGAGACGTTTAACATGGCTGCCCTGTGGAAGCTGCCCTGTATCTTTGTGTGTGAGAACAACAGATATGGCATGGGTACATCTGTGGACAGGGCTGCAGCAAGTACAGACTACTACAAGAGAGGAGACTTCATACCAGGAATCAGA GTGGATGGAATGGATGTACTCTGTGTCAGGGAAGCAACCAAATTCGCTGTCGACCACTGCAGAGCTGGAAAG gGTCCCATTTTGATGGAGCTGCAGACGTACCGTTACCATGGACACAGCATGAGTGACCCAGGGATCAG CTATCGCACTCGTGAGGAGATCCAGGAGGTGCGCACTAAGAATGACCCCATCTCTATGCTGAAAGAGCGCATGCTCAACAGCAACATGGCATCTGCAGAGGAGTTTAAG GAAATTGACGTGGCGATTCGGAAGGAAGTCGAGGAGGCTGCACAGTTTGCTACATCTGATCCAGAGCCGCCACTGGAGGATCTATGCAACCACATTTTCTCCAACAACCAGCCGCTGGAGGTCCGTGGGACACACCCATGGGCCCAACTGCAGTCTGTCAGCTAG
- the LOC117508330 gene encoding pyruvate dehydrogenase E1 component subunit alpha, mitochondrial-like isoform X2, which translates to MKNMLAIISNVLCRITGKNVGAQTVSEGTRVLVSRSFIDFTPQVTFDIKKCDLHRLEEGPPVKAELTRERGFQYYRTMQIVRRMELKADQLYKQKIIRGFCHLYDGQEACAIGIEAAIKPSDHLITAYRAHGYTYTRGISIKGILAELTGRRGGVVKGKGGSMHMYAPHFYGGNGIVGAQVPLGAGIALACQYNNTDQVCVTLYGDGAANQGQLFETFNMAALWKLPCIFVCENNRYGMGTSVDRAAASTDYYKRGDFIPGIRVDGMDVLCVREATKFAVDHCRAGKGPILMELQTYRYHGHSMSDPGISYRTREEIQEVRTKNDPISMLKERMLNSNMASAEEFKEIDVAIRKEVEEAAQFATSDPEPPLEDLCNHIFSNNQPLEVRGTHPWAQLQSVS; encoded by the exons GGTACTAGAGTGTTGGTTTCTCGATCTTTCATAGACTTCACTCCACAGGTGACCTTTGACATCAAG AAATGTGATTTACATAGACTGGAGGAGGGTCCTCCAGTGAAGGCGGAGTTGACACGGgaacggggttttcagtactaTCGCACCATGCAGATAGTGAGACGCATGGAGCTCAAAGCTGACCAGCTATACAAACAGAAGATCATCAGAGGCTTTTGTCACCTATATGATGGACAG GAAGCATGTGCCATTGGCATCGAGGCAGCAATCAAACCCTCTGATCATCTGATCACTGCCTACCGCGCCCATGGATACACATACACCCGTGGCATATCAATCAAAGGGATCCTCGCTGAGCTCACAG GTCGTCGAGGTGGTGTAGTCAAAGGGAAGGGAGGGTCCATGCATATGTATGCACCGCATTTTTACGGTGGAAACGGTATAGTGGGCGCACAG GTTCCTTTGGGTGCAGGTATTGCTCTGGCTTGCCAGTACAATAACACTGATCAAGTTTGTGTCACACTCTATGGAGATGGAGCGGCCAATCAA GGTCAGCTCTTTGAGACGTTTAACATGGCTGCCCTGTGGAAGCTGCCCTGTATCTTTGTGTGTGAGAACAACAGATATGGCATGGGTACATCTGTGGACAGGGCTGCAGCAAGTACAGACTACTACAAGAGAGGAGACTTCATACCAGGAATCAGA GTGGATGGAATGGATGTACTCTGTGTCAGGGAAGCAACCAAATTCGCTGTCGACCACTGCAGAGCTGGAAAG gGTCCCATTTTGATGGAGCTGCAGACGTACCGTTACCATGGACACAGCATGAGTGACCCAGGGATCAG CTATCGCACTCGTGAGGAGATCCAGGAGGTGCGCACTAAGAATGACCCCATCTCTATGCTGAAAGAGCGCATGCTCAACAGCAACATGGCATCTGCAGAGGAGTTTAAG GAAATTGACGTGGCGATTCGGAAGGAAGTCGAGGAGGCTGCACAGTTTGCTACATCTGATCCAGAGCCGCCACTGGAGGATCTATGCAACCACATTTTCTCCAACAACCAGCCGCTGGAGGTCCGTGGGACACACCCATGGGCCCAACTGCAGTCTGTCAGCTAG